A single region of the Rattus rattus isolate New Zealand chromosome 8, Rrattus_CSIRO_v1, whole genome shotgun sequence genome encodes:
- the LOC116907186 gene encoding putative gustatory receptor clone PTE38, whose product MGVVNQTTISEFILLGLSDDPALQPFIFTLFLSIYLITTLGNLLIILAVSSDSQLRTPMYFFLCNLSFNDICLINTTIPKMLWNIQCEDQTITYTGCLSQVCLILNFAGIENCLLAVMAYDRYVAICNPLKYTAIMNQYLCVMLLLFSLFLSIAHALFHTLMVLLLSFCTENAIPHFFCELAQIIRIACSDNFINYMLVYTVSVLFFGVPVFGIILSYINILSSVLRMSSLGGKYKAFSTCGSHLSVVSLFYSTGFGVHISSAFTDSPRKTVVASVMYTVVTQMLNPFIYSLRNKEIKKAFRKITSRIPFLL is encoded by the coding sequence ATGGGAGTTGTCAATCAAACAACTATATCAGAATTTATTCTTCTGGGTCTTAGTGATGATCCAGCTCTGCAGCCTTTCATCTTTACCCTGTTCCTGTCCATATATCTGATCACCACCTTAGGAAACCTGCTAATCATTCTGGCTGTTAGCTCTGACTCCCAACTACGCACACCgatgtatttttttctctgtaaccTGTCCTTTAATGACATCTGTTTAATCAACACCACAATCCCAAAGATGTTGTGGAACATTCAATGTGAGGATCAGACCATCACATACACAGGGTGCCTCTCTCAGGTCTGCCTCATCTTGAATTTTGCTGGTATAGAAAATTGTCTCCTGGcagtgatggcctatgaccgctatgttgcTATCTGTAACCCACTGAAGTATACAGCTATCATGAACCAATATTTATGTGTGATGTTGctgctcttctctctgttccttagTATTGCGCATGCTTTGTTCCACACTTTGATGGTATTGCTACTGTCCTTCTGCACAGAAAATGCAAtcccccacttcttctgtgagCTGGCTCAGATCATCAGAATTGCCTGTTCTGATAATTTTATCAATTACATGCTGGTATACACAGTGTCTGTTCTATTTTTTGGTGTTCCTGTCTTTGGGATTATTTTGTCTTATATTAACATTTTATCCTCAGTTTTAAGAATGTCATCATTGGGAGGAAAGTATAAAGCCTTTTCCACATGTGGGTCTCATTTGTCAGTTGTGTCTCTGTTCTATAGCACAGGTTTTGGGGTGCACATTAGCTCTGCATTTACTGACTCTCCAAGGAAGACTGTAGTGGCTTCAGTGATGTACACTGTGGTCACTCAGATGTTAAACCCCTTTATCTATAGCCTAAGaaacaaagagataaagaaagccTTCAGAAAAATCACTAGTAGGATaccatttcttttataa